TAGAGCCGTCTGCAAGTATTGTTGAATCCTTTATGACATTTCTGCAGGAGCTTAAAAAGTGGTCAAAGACTCACAACCTTACTGCTATAACAGAGGATACAGAGATCGTTACAAAGCATTTTCTTGACTCACTGCTCTTTCTTAAAGGAATTCCCGATGAAGCAAAAACTTTGCTTGACGTTGGCTCCGGTGCGGGGTTTCCCGGGATTCCAATAAAAATAGTACGCCCCGAACTTGTGGTTACACTCATGGAGCCGAGAAAAAAGCGGGTAGTGTTCCTGAGACATATGATACATATTTTAAAACTCCCTGACACAGATGTGTATGAAGGCAGACTTGAGGACGTTGGAATTGCTGAGAACACCCCTCGCTATGACTGCGTTGTTGTGAGAGCGGCATTAAGTTTTGCGGATTTTACCCGGCTTGCCTCACCACTCATAGGTACTCACGGCTGCCTTGTACTGGGAAAAGGGAAAGGATATGAAAGTGAGATTCAAAAAAATACCGATGATTACAAAATTGATA
This Nitrospirota bacterium DNA region includes the following protein-coding sequences:
- the rsmG gene encoding 16S rRNA (guanine(527)-N(7))-methyltransferase RsmG, which encodes MKKEKEQKTNAEAALTEGLRALSIEPSASIVESFMTFLQELKKWSKTHNLTAITEDTEIVTKHFLDSLLFLKGIPDEAKTLLDVGSGAGFPGIPIKIVRPELVVTLMEPRKKRVVFLRHMIHILKLPDTDVYEGRLEDVGIAENTPRYDCVVVRAALSFADFTRLASPLIGTHGCLVLGKGKGYESEIQKNTDDYKIDIIHSNIPLTETERFILVVKPAGLSSS